In one window of Massilibacterium senegalense DNA:
- a CDS encoding YezD family protein yields MMKDNHAEVCQTVEKMLASLKFGTITLVVQDGKVIQIEKSEKVRIR; encoded by the coding sequence ATGATGAAAGACAATCATGCAGAAGTGTGTCAAACAGTAGAAAAAATGCTAGCATCATTAAAGTTTGGAACGATTACGCTTGTTGTACAAGACGGAAAGGTGATCCAAATTGAAAAAAGTGAAAAAGTCCGAATTCGATAA